A genomic window from Flavobacterium azooxidireducens includes:
- a CDS encoding OmpA family protein has translation MKKLYITAGLFLTLMSGFAQNKQTEKADKLFETYQYVAAIDEYLKIAESKKADSYVYKQLADSYYNVYNTEEAAKWYAKAVEKSQDAETYYRYAQTLKSVGKYQEANKQMDKFASLLPTDQRAKDHKANPNYIPTLADKTKLFDIKETKINSKEQSDFGAVLANDNTLYFASTRNTSNKTDKWINQPYLDVFSSTLNADGTLSEPQKVNELNTAFHDGPVTISSDGNTMFFARDGHSEGVFEKDKKNNIKVGQQGLYKATKVNGKWTDVQALPFNSTNYSVSHPSLSKDGKTLYFASNMPGGLGDTDIWKVSVDGKNYGKPENLGTAVNTAGKEGFPFITDDNVLYFASSGRQGFGGLDVFKVDINNPSETINIGKPVNTEKDDFSFSFNTTKNIGFFSSNRSGIDNIFEANPVCAAEAIAIVKDKKSGKVLADATVSILDEKRNVIATKQTNSKGEVSYDINCNTAYLFQVTKQDFDPASASVEKVKSGKTSVTLELEPIEVIVTDTEVILKSIFFEFNKSNITEQGATELDKLVKVMKDNPTMEILVKSHTDSKGSAAYNLNLSNQRAQSTVQYLISKGISKARLSAKGVGLSEPKIDCKENCTEEQDAQNRRSEFLIVKK, from the coding sequence ATGAAAAAATTATATATCACAGCAGGATTGTTTTTAACGCTTATGTCCGGATTTGCTCAAAATAAGCAAACTGAAAAAGCCGATAAGTTGTTCGAAACCTATCAATATGTTGCTGCCATTGATGAATATTTAAAAATAGCTGAATCAAAAAAAGCTGATAGTTACGTTTACAAACAATTAGCCGATAGCTATTACAACGTTTACAACACAGAAGAAGCAGCAAAATGGTATGCCAAAGCAGTTGAAAAAAGTCAAGATGCAGAGACCTATTACCGTTATGCTCAAACTCTAAAATCGGTTGGAAAATATCAAGAAGCAAACAAACAAATGGACAAATTTGCTTCACTTTTGCCAACTGATCAACGGGCAAAAGATCATAAAGCAAATCCAAATTACATTCCAACTTTAGCAGATAAAACGAAGTTGTTTGACATTAAAGAAACCAAAATCAACAGCAAAGAGCAAAGCGATTTTGGAGCTGTTTTAGCGAATGATAATACGTTGTATTTTGCCAGTACGAGAAACACGTCAAACAAAACGGATAAGTGGATTAATCAACCTTATTTGGATGTTTTTTCATCAACTTTAAATGCAGACGGAACTTTGTCTGAACCACAAAAAGTAAATGAATTAAATACTGCTTTTCATGATGGTCCGGTTACAATTTCTTCAGACGGAAATACCATGTTTTTTGCAAGAGACGGTCATAGCGAAGGCGTTTTTGAAAAAGACAAAAAGAACAACATCAAAGTAGGTCAGCAAGGTCTTTACAAAGCAACAAAAGTCAATGGAAAATGGACAGATGTGCAAGCTTTGCCATTCAATAGCACTAATTATTCAGTTAGTCATCCGAGTTTGAGTAAAGATGGAAAAACATTGTATTTTGCCTCAAACATGCCGGGTGGTTTAGGAGATACTGATATTTGGAAAGTTTCTGTTGATGGAAAAAATTACGGAAAACCAGAAAATTTAGGAACAGCTGTAAATACTGCCGGAAAAGAAGGTTTCCCTTTTATTACGGATGATAATGTGTTGTATTTCGCTTCAAGCGGAAGACAAGGTTTTGGTGGTTTAGATGTTTTTAAAGTTGATATAAACAATCCATCAGAAACAATTAACATCGGAAAACCGGTAAATACTGAAAAAGACGATTTCTCATTTAGTTTCAATACAACCAAAAACATCGGATTCTTTTCTTCAAACAGAAGCGGAATTGATAACATTTTTGAAGCAAATCCGGTTTGTGCTGCCGAAGCAATTGCCATCGTAAAAGATAAAAAATCAGGAAAAGTTTTAGCTGATGCTACCGTTTCTATTTTAGATGAAAAAAGAAATGTCATCGCAACAAAACAAACCAATTCTAAAGGAGAAGTTTCGTATGATATAAATTGTAATACAGCTTATCTTTTTCAAGTAACGAAACAAGATTTCGACCCGGCTTCAGCTTCGGTTGAAAAAGTGAAATCCGGAAAAACTTCAGTTACGTTAGAATTAGAACCAATTGAAGTGATTGTTACTGACACAGAAGTTATCCTAAAAAGCATCTTTTTCGAATTCAATAAAAGCAACATTACAGAGCAAGGTGCAACCGAATTGGATAAGTTAGTTAAGGTAATGAAAGACAATCCAACAATGGAAATCTTAGTAAAATCGCATACCGACTCCAAAGGTAGTGCGGCTTATAATTTGAATTTATCAAATCAAAGAGCTCAATCAACCGTTCAGTATTTAATCTCTAAAGGAATTTCCAAAGCAAGACTTTCCGCAAAAGGAGTAGGATTATCTGAACCAAAAATTGATTGCAAAGAAAATTGTACTGAAGAGCAAGATGCTCAAAACAGACGCTCAGAATTTCTTATAGTTAAAAAATAA
- a CDS encoding glycosyltransferase family 4 protein, with translation MNALENKRILIIGFVWPEPKSSAAGSRMMQLIAFFKENGGKITFASTASESEFSEELIDVDKKQIALNCTSFDEFVSELQPDLVLFDRFMTEEQFGWRVAEHCPNALRMLDSEDLHCLREARRLTVLKNKPFVLNNDLAKREIASIYRCDVTLMVSEFEMELLQTHFKVPSLLLFYLPIWVEKETLNLPSFEERSDFMFIGNFLHAPNHDAVVYLKEVIWPLLFEKFPEAKMTIYGAYPTQKINSLHQPKMNFFVHGRAESSFEVISKARVLLAPIRFGAGIKGKLLEAMEFGTPSVTSSIGAEAMNGDFLWNGFITDLPEDFAEKAIELYRNKSTWSNAQQNGFEILKNRFSKDLFEDSFKEFLSDKFKNLEKYRNENFTGLLLMHHFLQSTKYMAKWIEEKNKE, from the coding sequence ATGAATGCATTGGAAAATAAACGGATTTTAATTATTGGCTTTGTTTGGCCGGAACCGAAATCGTCTGCAGCCGGAAGTAGGATGATGCAATTGATTGCTTTTTTTAAGGAAAATGGCGGGAAAATTACGTTTGCCAGCACAGCTTCTGAAAGTGAATTTTCGGAAGAATTGATTGATGTTGACAAAAAGCAAATTGCGTTGAATTGTACTTCGTTTGATGAATTTGTGTCGGAATTGCAACCGGATTTGGTTTTGTTTGATCGATTTATGACGGAAGAGCAATTTGGGTGGCGAGTGGCAGAACATTGTCCGAATGCATTGCGAATGCTGGATTCGGAAGATTTGCATTGTTTGCGTGAAGCCAGAAGATTGACAGTTTTGAAGAATAAACCGTTTGTTTTGAACAATGATTTGGCGAAACGTGAAATTGCGAGTATTTATCGTTGTGATGTGACGTTGATGGTTTCGGAATTTGAAATGGAGTTGTTGCAAACGCATTTTAAAGTGCCGTCATTATTATTGTTTTATTTGCCGATTTGGGTAGAAAAGGAAACGTTGAATTTACCGAGTTTTGAAGAACGAAGCGATTTTATGTTCATTGGAAATTTTCTGCACGCTCCTAATCACGATGCGGTTGTGTATTTGAAAGAAGTGATTTGGCCGTTGTTATTTGAAAAATTTCCGGAAGCGAAGATGACTATTTATGGAGCTTATCCAACACAAAAAATAAATTCGTTGCATCAACCGAAGATGAATTTTTTTGTTCACGGAAGAGCTGAAAGTTCATTTGAAGTGATTTCGAAGGCGAGAGTTCTTTTGGCTCCAATTCGTTTTGGTGCCGGAATTAAAGGGAAATTGTTGGAAGCGATGGAGTTTGGAACTCCGAGTGTGACTTCATCAATTGGGGCAGAAGCAATGAACGGAGATTTTTTGTGGAATGGATTTATTACTGATTTACCTGAAGATTTTGCTGAAAAGGCAATTGAATTATACCGAAATAAATCAACTTGGTCAAATGCTCAACAAAATGGTTTTGAGATATTAAAGAATCGATTTTCGAAAGATTTATTTGAAGATTCTTTTAAAGAATTTTTATCTGATAAATTTAAAAATTTGGAAAAGTATCGAAATGAAAATTTTACAGGTTTACTATTGATGCATCATTTTTTGCAGAGTACGAAGTATATGGCGAAGTGGATTGAGGAGAAGAATAAAGAGTAA
- a CDS encoding PorP/SprF family type IX secretion system membrane protein, whose protein sequence is MKKIVLTLAFALMIALDGQAQQDPHYTQYMYNMNIMNPAYAGSKESLSVGLLYRAQWVEIEGAPKTGTLSIHSPVGKNVGLGLSAITDKIGPVEENNVYADFSYTLNLGGEHRLAFGIKGGATFHKVGLFSDIGNGFVPDPDDPAFSENSSNTYLNLGSGLFYYNQKFYAAFSVPNMLKSKHLDVTQNGQEYEFGSEVQHYFLTAGYVFDLSENTKFKPSFMMKSSFNAPTSLDVSANVLFFNKFELGATYRLEDSFGGMINFAITPSIRVGYAYDHIVSDLNVTTPASHEFMLLFDLNFSKKISISPRFF, encoded by the coding sequence ATGAAAAAAATAGTTTTGACATTAGCCTTTGCATTGATGATTGCTCTAGATGGTCAGGCACAACAAGATCCACATTATACGCAGTATATGTATAATATGAATATCATGAATCCGGCTTATGCAGGTTCAAAAGAAAGTTTATCCGTTGGTTTATTATACCGTGCTCAATGGGTAGAAATCGAAGGAGCACCAAAAACAGGAACATTATCCATCCACAGTCCGGTTGGAAAAAATGTTGGTTTAGGATTGTCTGCCATCACAGATAAAATCGGTCCGGTGGAAGAAAACAATGTGTATGCAGATTTCTCTTATACATTGAATTTAGGTGGCGAACATCGTTTGGCTTTCGGTATCAAAGGAGGAGCAACTTTCCATAAAGTGGGTTTGTTTAGCGATATCGGAAATGGGTTTGTCCCAGATCCTGATGATCCTGCTTTCAGCGAAAATTCAAGCAATACCTATTTAAACCTTGGTTCCGGACTTTTTTATTACAACCAAAAGTTTTATGCAGCTTTTTCTGTACCAAACATGTTAAAATCAAAACATTTGGATGTAACTCAAAATGGTCAGGAATATGAATTTGGTTCAGAAGTACAACATTATTTCTTAACAGCCGGTTATGTTTTTGATTTGTCAGAAAATACAAAATTTAAGCCGTCTTTTATGATGAAATCATCATTTAACGCACCAACTTCGTTAGATGTTTCGGCAAATGTGTTATTTTTTAATAAATTTGAGTTAGGAGCAACCTATCGACTTGAGGATTCTTTCGGAGGAATGATTAACTTTGCAATAACGCCATCAATTAGAGTGGGGTATGCGTATGATCATATTGTTTCAGATTTGAATGTAACAACACCGGCTTCACACGAATTTATGTTGTTGTTTGATTTGAATTTTTCGAAGAAAATATCCATTTCGCCAAGATTTTTCTAA
- a CDS encoding glycosyltransferase has translation MESQKLNSNQSNSSLKEKRNREQTLYSFILPVYSNSLHRVVSIAYWKVEDYFKSFFSNKNQSKANPINLVVLISTFLMMIGAAFLVYELQPSFEQFNLERMNSTWGMAFLILSITLLAYKACFFLFKVYLYFRYKAIKSVSDEELPTCTVIVPAYNEGKLVWDTLLSIANSDFPADKLQLLAIDDGSKDDTWYWMQQAKLHLGDRLTIFQQPENKGKRHALYRGFNLGTGDVFVTIDSDSIIKKDTLRNLVSPFVTNENCGAVAGNVRVLNNEKAMLPKMLNVSFVMSFEFVRSAESMLGSVLCTPGALAAYKRDAVFNCLEEWINQTFMGKPSDIGEDRAMTNMILKQGKEVLFQRNAHVLTNVPERYKGLYKMFIRWGRSNVRENIMMAKYVFTDFRKESKAGARLLFINQSLTILMTYPFMLFMFFFIATHPLLFLSSTLASILIISTFPVLFYAKRYNLSESIWAYTYSILYTFGLFWIAPYAIATAGKSGWLTRELPTAK, from the coding sequence ATGGAAAGCCAAAAATTAAATTCAAACCAATCTAACTCTTCTTTAAAAGAGAAAAGAAACAGAGAACAAACTTTGTATAGTTTCATTTTACCAGTTTACAGTAATTCACTTCACCGTGTTGTTTCAATTGCCTATTGGAAAGTTGAGGATTATTTTAAATCGTTTTTTTCAAATAAAAATCAGTCTAAAGCCAATCCAATAAATTTAGTTGTACTAATCAGTACATTTTTAATGATGATTGGTGCAGCCTTTTTGGTTTATGAGTTACAACCAAGTTTTGAGCAATTCAATTTAGAACGAATGAATTCTACTTGGGGAATGGCTTTTTTAATTTTATCCATTACGTTGTTGGCTTACAAAGCGTGCTTTTTTCTATTTAAAGTTTACTTATATTTTCGATATAAAGCTATTAAATCTGTCTCAGATGAAGAATTGCCAACTTGTACGGTAATTGTTCCTGCGTACAACGAAGGAAAATTAGTTTGGGATACACTTTTGAGTATTGCTAACAGTGATTTTCCGGCAGATAAATTACAATTATTAGCCATTGATGATGGTAGCAAAGACGACACTTGGTATTGGATGCAACAAGCAAAATTACATTTAGGCGATCGTTTAACTATTTTTCAACAACCGGAAAACAAAGGAAAAAGACACGCTCTTTACCGTGGATTTAACTTAGGAACCGGCGATGTTTTTGTAACCATCGATAGTGATTCCATTATAAAAAAAGATACGTTACGTAATTTAGTAAGTCCGTTTGTAACCAATGAAAATTGTGGAGCTGTTGCCGGAAACGTGCGAGTTTTGAACAACGAAAAAGCGATGTTGCCCAAAATGCTAAACGTTAGTTTTGTAATGAGTTTCGAATTTGTTCGTTCGGCAGAAAGTATGTTAGGCTCGGTACTTTGTACACCTGGAGCTTTAGCCGCTTACAAAAGAGATGCCGTTTTTAATTGTTTGGAAGAATGGATTAACCAAACTTTTATGGGAAAACCATCCGATATCGGTGAAGACAGAGCAATGACGAATATGATTTTAAAACAAGGAAAAGAAGTTTTGTTTCAACGAAATGCACACGTTTTGACTAATGTTCCGGAACGATACAAAGGTTTATACAAAATGTTTATCCGTTGGGGAAGAAGCAACGTTCGTGAAAACATTATGATGGCAAAATATGTGTTTACCGATTTTAGAAAAGAATCGAAAGCCGGAGCTAGACTTTTATTTATCAATCAAAGTTTAACGATATTGATGACGTATCCTTTTATGCTTTTTATGTTCTTTTTTATTGCAACCCATCCGTTGTTGTTTTTAAGCTCAACGCTTGCCAGCATCTTAATCATATCAACATTTCCGGTATTATTTTATGCGAAAAGATATAATTTATCAGAATCAATTTGGGCTTATACTTATAGTATTTTATACACTTTTGGTCTATTCTGGATTGCACCTTACGCTATTGCCACCGCAGGAAAAAGCGGTTGGTTAACGAGGGAATTACCAACAGCAAAATAA
- a CDS encoding T9SS type B sorting domain-containing protein — MKKIVAFIIFLFLNSLFAQTPNDCVNAITVCSDGNFSSNADGIGNFQEVSGCSSFEHNTIWIKINIVQAGTLGFHIRPNDTDILVDYDFWVFGPNVNCGSLGNPIRCSTTNPQMAGLPNNHTGMYGSTTSTQSGPGADGNGYVRWLNVLPGQSYFVVVDRPIGDGGFELEWIGSATQGNGAFAPPPTANSIEDYVTCSTNANTGIFDLNTVRSSINADLVANTITFHTTIENAIDGIGALPNILANSTNPQQIFARVRDNVTGCTSITDFNLVVYPVPDAAIAVSSTGICQGEQVTVTITGTPNATITYQINGETNQTALLDASGSFSFDEILNADTTYTLSLAQIIDTDGSVICSQNLSESISVTVNEIQAPTFVTNSPICSGESAIIIFTGKPNTVLNFTVNGNPETINIDGTGSYTHTINNVTTNLNIILVDITDVAAPFCSLTVNEPITILVENAPIIVNPTPYLICDTTGSPTTALFQLDSKNDEITNNNSALTVTYFLTQALANTGNPADALPNSYQSISANQTVYVRVESAAGCASFTELVLQVVEAPTANNPSPLNQCENGTTGIGTFDLDQAVAEIILGNTFPVTVTFYETLAQAQLGDDEITLTNAHNSASGSVFVRVQSGSCFEIVELVLNVLPNPILTSPGIISECDDDSDGITSFNLANLVNTILNGLSTTDYSVRFYTNQDDAINQPLNFISPTNNYENTTPFNETIWIRLQNNTTNCFTVQALSLVVNIPLQLPVNASLTVCDVDNDGFAVFNLTSSQNAILVNAANPSNYQVHFYHTELGAINEIASELINSPGSFTNLISGNSTIGVRVEHNSTGCFSTTTLNLNLIPLPDVSAITLPNLILCDEVTPNDLSEEFDLTVYENLIRNGIPNLNITYHNSIGNANNGTNPIGTAANYNSPSTTIYIRVVNSLSVNPICSVVLPLNLVVNPLPSLQVNEIVICDANLSGFADFDLQGKIPEILGSSQPSSSFSVEFFEDSLENSPITSNPYTNTTIDLQIIYVKITNLTTLCSVIQPFELKVEAGAQATQPAIWEVCDYDGTNDGITTFDLTTLDSVVLNGQNPADFLVTYHLTAGGALNGTNAIANPESHQNTLSPNQQTIHIRVKNINFVTSCVATTTVLLRVEKLLEPVVTSIDGSNTICVNYEIGVVERTLTLRSSIQGSNYTYTWFLNGSIIPNATASTYVVNTASPGMYSVLVENSVSTLGCISDRSDDFEVIQSGPAVVIDYQASGAFSENATITVQVEGYGEYWFQLNDGPILNNGGIFTNVPPGIHSVTVHDQKTENPSCDNVIIENIQIIDYPKFFTPNGDGYNDEWNITALRNQPSAYIVIFDRYGKLIKSISPNGAGWDGTFNGNALFSTDYWFIVYYEENGVSKEFKAHFALKR, encoded by the coding sequence ATGAAAAAGATAGTTGCCTTTATAATATTCCTTTTTTTAAACTCACTTTTTGCCCAAACTCCTAACGATTGTGTAAATGCAATCACGGTTTGTAGTGATGGAAATTTTTCTTCAAACGCAGATGGAATCGGTAATTTTCAAGAGGTTTCCGGATGTTCAAGTTTTGAACATAATACCATTTGGATAAAAATAAACATTGTTCAAGCAGGAACACTCGGATTTCATATTCGACCCAATGATACAGACATTCTAGTAGATTATGATTTTTGGGTTTTTGGACCAAATGTAAACTGCGGAAGTTTAGGAAATCCAATTAGATGTTCAACCACAAATCCACAAATGGCAGGACTTCCGAATAATCACACAGGAATGTATGGAAGCACTACTTCAACACAAAGTGGTCCCGGAGCAGACGGTAACGGTTATGTTCGATGGCTAAATGTATTGCCCGGTCAATCTTATTTTGTAGTGGTGGATAGACCAATTGGAGACGGTGGTTTTGAATTAGAATGGATTGGATCTGCCACTCAAGGCAACGGAGCTTTTGCACCACCACCAACTGCCAATTCAATTGAAGATTATGTAACCTGCAGTACCAATGCTAATACAGGGATTTTTGATTTAAACACAGTTAGAAGTTCAATAAATGCTGATTTAGTGGCAAACACAATTACATTTCACACAACCATTGAAAATGCTATCGATGGAATAGGAGCTTTGCCTAATATTTTAGCAAATTCAACCAATCCACAACAAATTTTTGCTCGTGTGAGAGATAATGTAACGGGTTGTACATCCATAACCGATTTTAACTTGGTCGTTTATCCTGTTCCGGATGCAGCTATTGCGGTTTCATCCACAGGAATTTGTCAGGGTGAACAAGTGACCGTAACTATTACCGGCACACCGAATGCAACAATCACCTATCAAATTAATGGAGAAACAAATCAAACCGCTTTGTTAGATGCTTCGGGCAGTTTTAGTTTTGATGAAATATTGAATGCTGATACAACTTATACTTTAAGTCTCGCACAAATTATCGATACGGATGGGTCAGTCATTTGTTCCCAAAATTTATCAGAAAGTATATCCGTTACGGTGAATGAAATTCAAGCTCCAACTTTTGTAACCAATTCCCCAATTTGTAGCGGTGAATCGGCAATCATAATTTTTACAGGAAAACCAAATACTGTTTTGAATTTTACAGTAAATGGAAATCCGGAGACTATAAATATTGATGGAACGGGTTCTTATACACATACCATCAACAATGTAACAACTAATCTCAATATAATTTTAGTTGACATAACTGATGTTGCTGCTCCGTTTTGTTCATTAACAGTTAATGAGCCAATAACTATTTTGGTGGAAAATGCACCAATAATTGTAAATCCTACACCTTATCTAATTTGTGACACAACCGGAAGTCCTACCACGGCTTTGTTTCAATTGGATAGTAAAAATGACGAAATCACCAACAACAATTCGGCTTTAACGGTAACTTATTTTCTGACTCAAGCTTTGGCGAATACCGGAAATCCGGCTGATGCGTTGCCTAATTCATACCAAAGTATTTCTGCTAATCAAACAGTGTATGTTAGGGTTGAATCAGCAGCGGGTTGTGCATCTTTTACCGAATTAGTTTTGCAAGTCGTGGAAGCCCCAACTGCCAATAATCCATCACCATTAAATCAGTGCGAAAACGGAACAACCGGAATTGGAACATTTGATTTGGATCAGGCTGTAGCCGAAATTATTCTGGGAAATACTTTTCCTGTTACTGTGACTTTTTATGAAACATTGGCTCAAGCTCAATTAGGAGATGATGAAATTACGCTGACCAATGCTCACAATAGTGCTTCAGGTTCAGTTTTTGTAAGAGTGCAAAGCGGTTCTTGTTTTGAAATTGTAGAATTAGTTTTGAATGTTCTTCCCAATCCAATCCTTACTTCTCCGGGAATAATTTCTGAATGTGATGATGATTCGGATGGGATAACTTCATTTAATTTAGCTAATTTAGTGAATACAATTTTGAACGGATTATCTACAACTGATTATTCAGTGCGATTTTATACCAATCAAGACGATGCGATCAATCAACCGCTGAATTTTATTTCACCAACCAATAATTACGAAAATACAACGCCATTTAATGAGACAATTTGGATTCGTTTACAAAATAACACAACCAATTGTTTTACGGTTCAAGCACTTTCGTTAGTTGTAAATATTCCATTGCAATTACCAGTCAATGCATCGCTCACAGTTTGTGATGTTGATAATGATGGCTTTGCCGTTTTTAATTTAACGAGTTCTCAAAATGCAATTCTAGTGAATGCAGCAAATCCGTCAAATTATCAAGTTCATTTTTATCATACGGAGTTAGGAGCAATAAATGAAATAGCATCTGAACTTATAAATTCTCCCGGAAGTTTTACTAATTTAATTTCAGGAAATTCAACAATTGGTGTGAGAGTTGAACATAATTCAACAGGATGTTTTAGTACAACTACATTGAATTTGAACCTGATTCCGTTACCGGATGTGAGTGCAATCACGCTTCCAAATTTGATATTATGTGATGAAGTTACGCCAAACGACTTGTCTGAAGAGTTTGATTTGACAGTTTATGAAAATCTCATCCGCAACGGAATTCCTAATTTGAATATTACGTATCACAACTCAATCGGGAATGCAAATAATGGTACAAACCCAATTGGAACAGCGGCAAACTACAATTCTCCATCCACAACAATTTATATTCGAGTGGTAAATAGTTTGAGTGTAAATCCAATTTGTTCGGTTGTTCTTCCACTGAATTTGGTGGTAAATCCGTTGCCAAGTTTGCAAGTAAATGAAATCGTTATTTGCGATGCCAATCTTTCCGGTTTTGCCGACTTTGATTTACAAGGAAAAATTCCTGAAATTTTAGGATCATCGCAACCAAGTAGCAGTTTTAGTGTTGAATTTTTTGAAGATAGTTTGGAAAATTCTCCAATTACATCCAATCCATACACGAATACAACAATTGATTTACAGATAATTTATGTAAAAATTACAAATCTCACTACGCTATGTTCAGTAATTCAACCGTTTGAATTGAAAGTAGAAGCAGGTGCTCAAGCCACACAACCCGCTATTTGGGAAGTTTGTGATTATGATGGAACAAATGACGGAATCACCACTTTTGATTTAACTACGTTAGATTCAGTCGTGTTGAACGGACAAAATCCAGCTGATTTTTTAGTGACGTATCATCTAACTGCAGGCGGAGCTTTGAACGGAACAAATGCAATAGCAAATCCGGAAAGCCATCAAAATACACTTTCTCCAAATCAACAAACGATTCATATTCGAGTAAAAAACATCAATTTTGTGACTTCTTGTGTGGCAACTACAACAGTGCTTTTACGAGTTGAAAAATTATTGGAACCGGTTGTAACTTCGATTGATGGAAGCAACACGATTTGTGTGAATTATGAAATCGGAGTTGTTGAACGAACGTTGACATTACGAAGTAGCATTCAAGGAAGTAATTATACATACACTTGGTTTTTAAACGGGAGTATAATTCCAAATGCAACGGCAAGTACGTATGTTGTAAATACTGCTTCGCCGGGAATGTATTCCGTTTTGGTTGAAAATTCGGTTTCTACTTTAGGTTGTATTTCTGATCGAAGTGATGATTTTGAAGTAATTCAGTCCGGACCGGCAGTGGTCATTGATTATCAGGCTTCGGGAGCTTTTTCTGAAAACGCAACGATTACGGTGCAAGTGGAAGGTTATGGCGAGTATTGGTTTCAGTTGAATGACGGACCAATTTTGAATAATGGCGGAATTTTTACGAATGTTCCACCGGGAATTCATTCGGTTACTGTTCACGATCAAAAAACCGAAAATCCATCGTGTGACAATGTGATTATTGAAAATATTCAGATTATTGATTATCCAAAATTCTTTACGCCAAATGGTGATGGTTATAATGACGAATGGAATATTACGGCATTGCGAAACCAACCGAGTGCTTATATTGTGATTTTTGATCGTTACGGAAAATTGATAAAATCAATTAGTCCAAATGGAGCAGGATGGGATGGAACTTTTAATGGAAATGCTCTGTTTTCAACTGATTATTGGTTTATAGTGTACTATGAAGAAAATGGTGTTTCTAAGGAATTTAAAGCTCATTTTGCTTTAAAAAGATAA
- the miaE gene encoding tRNA-(ms[2]io[6]A)-hydroxylase, giving the protein MLGLKLKTDPRWANIAESNLEEILSDHCWCEQKAASNALYIITNNSENVELVTEMAKIAIEEMEHFQMVHNIIQERGFEFGREVKDDYVNQLVKFTKKGGSRNDALIERLLFAAMIEARSCERFKVLSENIKDKKLADFYRELMISEANHYTTFLRFARKYSEKVDVDKRWQEWLEFEGELISNYGKKETVHG; this is encoded by the coding sequence ATGCTAGGATTAAAACTAAAAACCGACCCACGTTGGGCAAACATCGCCGAATCAAACCTCGAAGAAATTTTATCCGATCACTGCTGGTGCGAACAAAAAGCAGCGTCCAACGCACTTTACATCATCACCAACAATTCTGAAAACGTTGAATTAGTTACCGAAATGGCCAAAATCGCCATCGAAGAAATGGAACATTTTCAAATGGTACACAACATTATTCAAGAACGTGGTTTCGAATTTGGTCGCGAAGTAAAAGACGATTACGTGAACCAACTCGTGAAATTCACCAAAAAAGGAGGTTCCAGAAACGATGCTTTAATCGAGCGATTGCTCTTTGCCGCAATGATTGAAGCCCGCAGTTGCGAACGTTTTAAAGTGCTTTCCGAAAATATAAAAGACAAAAAATTAGCCGATTTCTACCGCGAATTAATGATTAGCGAAGCCAACCATTACACCACTTTTTTACGCTTTGCCCGCAAATATTCCGAAAAAGTCGATGTCGATAAACGTTGGCAAGAATGGCTCGAATTCGAAGGCGAACTCATCTCCAATTACGGCAAAAAAGAAACTGTTCACGGATAG